In Arthrobacter sp. QXT-31, one genomic interval encodes:
- a CDS encoding MarR family transcriptional regulator produces MYVLTIDQRDSTNDVDRVPEFLGDLGAYPDVRFERSVGDEVQGVLQDPALVVDIALRALRSGRWYVGIGVGPGTLAPDASPREGSGAAFVAARRAVERAKSAAGHVPVAVIAGSRERESAAACANAEAVLRLVGRLVQDRTEAQWRVVDALRAKSGAATGQGTGRHGLQKLVAQELGISEQSVSRSVLRSGWQEEWAARPAVEMLLATAHRLTLESPGSEDPDPAGNRNHHQDQGRDENVGEA; encoded by the coding sequence CGTGGACCGCGTACCCGAATTCCTCGGGGACCTCGGCGCGTATCCCGATGTTCGCTTTGAACGCTCGGTCGGCGACGAGGTGCAGGGGGTCCTGCAGGACCCTGCCTTGGTCGTCGACATCGCCCTCCGCGCCCTGCGAAGCGGGCGCTGGTACGTGGGAATCGGCGTCGGGCCCGGAACCTTGGCGCCGGACGCCAGCCCCCGCGAAGGATCCGGGGCCGCCTTCGTTGCTGCGCGCCGGGCGGTGGAGCGGGCCAAGTCAGCCGCGGGCCATGTGCCTGTGGCCGTGATCGCGGGCAGCCGGGAGCGCGAGTCCGCAGCGGCATGCGCCAACGCGGAGGCAGTGCTGCGGCTGGTTGGCAGGCTGGTGCAGGACCGGACCGAGGCCCAGTGGCGCGTGGTGGATGCCCTCCGGGCGAAGAGCGGGGCAGCAACCGGGCAGGGGACCGGACGCCACGGGCTCCAGAAACTGGTTGCGCAGGAACTGGGAATCAGCGAACAGTCGGTGAGCCGCTCCGTGCTCCGATCGGGCTGGCAGGAAGAATGGGCGGCAAGGCCCGCGGTGGAAATGCTGCTGGCCACCGCACACCGCCTCACCCTGGAGAGCCCCGGCTCTGAAGACCCGGACCCCGCCGGTAACCGGAACCATCACCAGGATCAGGGCCGCGACGAGAACGTAGGAGAAGCGTGA